CTGGTGATCGGCCTGATCGTGCAGTGGTTGGCGGCGCTGGCAGCGTCGTGGATCACTGCGGGCGCCTCCGTCGCCACGGCCGGAGCCACCACGACCGTCCAGGTCGGGTCCACCGGGATGCGCATCACCATGCGGGTCAGCAAGATCCAGATGGAGCTGGCGAAGCTGATGCAGCGCATCGAGAAGGTGCTGCAGCAGGTGCGCGAGGTCGGCAAGCTGCGGAAGGTCATCGACAAGATGAACGACCTCCGCAACGGCGGGAGGGTCTCCCAGTTCGTGGCGCGCCGGCTGGACTCGAACCCGGTGTTCGGCACCCTCACGCGGGCCGGCGACGACTTCGCCTCGACCACCGGCAACCGCTTCATGCGGGACGTCACCGGCACCGAGGCGCTGACGGGCAACCTCGCGCAGCGCTTCCTCAGCAGCACCCTCGGCGGCCAGACGAGGTTGAGCGGCGCGATCTTCGACGCGGGCACCTCGACCGCGACCGATGCGGCGATCGAGCAGGGCGCCAAGCACGCCTACGGTGAGGGCGAGGACCGGACCACCGGCATGACCGAGGACGAGCGGCGAGCCGCGCAGGAGAAGGGTTTCTCGTGATCGAGGTGATCGCGTTGCGGCGGTCCTGGGCGCAACCGGGTGAGCCGCTCTGCTGGGTTGTCGATGCCAAGGGCAGGTACCTCTTCGAGGTGTCCGGGCGGGACGCGACCGGGGCGCCGAAGAAGGGCTTCGCGTCGCGGCTGGCGGGGGGCCTCGGGGGTGCGGCCTTGGAAGCCCTCGACGCGGCGACCGGTGGCAGCGACGCGAACTACCAGGACAGTCCGGCGGGTGTGGTGACCGGCGGGCAGCCCGACTGCCAGTCGGCGTCGCTGGTGGACGTCTACCGCCGGCACGGCGGCCGCGCCGTGTGGGTGCTGACCGACCGCCGCTTGGCGCTCGTCGAGGTGTCGGACCCGGAGCCCCCGGCGGGTGCGTCCGAGTCGCTGTTCTCCCGCGCTCGTCGCCTGGGCGCGGGACTGCTGTCGGGCGGGGACGACGGCCAGGCAGCAGCCGAGGAGGCCGTGGAGGACGAGCCGGCCGTGCCGGAGGTGCGACCGCTGCAGGAGTGGCCGCGGTCGATCGCCGCGGGGTTCGAAGCGGTGGCCCGCAAGCTCGGTCGGGAGTACCGGGGCGGCACCCGCCACTTCTTGAAGATCCAGTTCACCGACGGTTCCGCGCTGGAGATCGGGCCGTCCGAGGACGACAGCGACGGGTTGCGGCTGGCAGCGATGAGCTACGGCCGGGCGTGACGGGGGGGTTCGTGGTGGGACGAAGCACGTCGTCGATGGTCAACCTCCTGGTCAAGCACTGGGCGGACAAGGCCGAGCAGGTCGTGTACGTGTTCGGCAACGAGGAACGGCGGGGTTACGTCGCCTCGACGGTCCAGGGCGTGACCCGGGTGCCGCACCTCGTTGCCACGCCCGGCGTGCAGCTGGCCGAGAAGCACCGGCGGAGCACGACTCCGCTGAAGGTGCTGCGGGACGGCGCCTTCATGGGCGACGAGTTCGTGCACGACCCCGGTCTCTGGGGGGTCGCCCAGGCCGCCACGCCGAACGACCTCGCGGTCCGGTTCGCCGACAACCTCAGCTCGGCCGGGAACGCGAGCTTCCTGGCGGTGACGAGCCACCGGGTCGGCGTCCTGGTGGAGACGGCCCACCTGGAGTCCGAGCAGCCGGAACCGGCACCGGGAGTGGCGCCGGAGAGCAAGGGCTTCTCGCTGCTCGGCGCGGCGAAGTCCGCGGTGCGGAGCGTGGCCTCGCGGGGCGGCGACGAGCCGGCCAACCCGGTCACGTCCGCGGTCGAAGCCCCGATGAGCGCGATCCGCGAGATCGCGCCGGCGGCCATGGGACGCAGCGGGAAACCGGTGCGCTTCCTGCGGTTCTGGTTCACCGACGGCTCGGCGCTCAGCGTCAAGCACCCGAAACCGGGCCAGCTGGCCGAAACCATCCGCCTCAACCTCCGGTGATCGCGGCCCGGTGGGTCGGCACGGGCTCGGGGAGTGCGTCCATGACAAGGCCGATCTCTCGAGGACGACCGCGGGGACGGTCGCGGTGAGTGCGGAGTGATGCGGTGAGCAAGCGACTCGGCGGGGTGCTGGCAGCTCGGCAGGGGTGGTGCAGGCCGGACGAGGTGGTCCGGTTGGCGGTGCCGTGCCGGCGGCCCGGCATCCGCTTCGACGTCAACGGCCTGTCCTGGGACGGCAGCCCCGGGTCGAGGGGTATCGGCGGTGTCCTCGCCGCGGTGGAGGACGTGGTGAACGCGTCCTCCACCCACGACGACCGCCTCCCGCCGCCGAAGGTCGTCTGCTTCGGTCCGGGCCCGCAGTCGCAGGTCATGGGGTTCCGGCCGGTCGTCGAGGACGGCGACGTGGAGTTGACCTGGATGGTGACGTCGCACCGCCTCGCGCTGCTGGCGGAAGTGCCCGAGCCCGCGGCGGAGGAGGAGTCCTCGCGGTCGTTCTGGCAGAAGGCCCGCGAGTTCGGTAGGGGCGAGGCCACGGCCGACCCGGTCGCGCAGGTGGAACTGGAGCAGGGCCAACCGTTCGGCCTGGCCGCGCAGCGCGACGAGCACGTGAAGTGCCAGGTGGTCCCGGAGCACGGCCAGACGCGCGAGTTCGTGCCCGACCGGCCCGCCCACAGCCTGCGCAGTTCCCGGCTCCCGGGGCCGGAACCGGCCTGGTTCTCCGGCCCGGCGGAGGTCCGCTGCACCGGCCCCACCACGGTCCTGCTCCCGGACCGCTACGACAAGAGCGGCCTGACCGTGCTGTACGTGCTGATGACGGCGTCCAGCCTGATGATCGTCGTGGTCCTGGTGCAGATCGCGCGCCGCGTGCGCTTCAGCAACCGAAACGCCCGTTTTCGCTGATTTGCTTCCGAGAAGGTGTCTCTCGAGCGGTCGTCTCGCTGTCGGCCGTTGGGTAGGCTCGGCTCGCGGGACTTGGAATCAGGGGGAAGAGTGAGCAGTGCGTCTGAGCGTATCCAAGAAATGATGCGCAAGTTCGAGGAGCAGGCGCAGAAGGCATCAGAACTTCGGTCTGCGATGCAGGGCATGCAAGGGTCGGCGACCAGCCCGGACCGGTCGGTCACAGTGACGGTGGCACCGTCCGGAGCTGTGCTGGACCTGCGCTTGGCGCCGAACGCGGTCCGCCAGTCGGCCAACGAACTCCAGCAGCAGATCATGGCGACGATCCGCGAAGCGACGGCGAACGCGGCGGAGCAGATGAACAACGTGGTGGCGCCGATCCTGGGTGACCAGTTCGACCAGTTCCAGCAGGCGTTCAACGCCGAAGGCATGGCGATCAAGCCGCAGACGGACGAGGGTCAGTCCGCCGCGTCTGAGCCCGCCGCGCGGCCCTCCGCTCGGCAGGAGCCCACCGCCGGACCGGCGGCACGTCAGCAGCCGTCGCAGCGCAATGCCGATTTCGACGACGATGACGATTTCTCGGCGGGCTCGTTCTTGCGCTGATGGAGGCACGTCATGACTGACATGCAAGTGACTCCGGAGACCCTCACTGGCCATGCGGACGGCTGCGACAGCCTCGCCGACAAGTTCGGTCAACTCGCCGATGTGCTCCACCAAGCTCGGGTCGACGACCAGTGCTTCGGGCCGATCGGACAGGTGATCGGCATGCTGAACGGTTACTACGACGGGTTGGAGGAGTGCCAGGACCTGGCCAAGAAGGCGCAGGCCTTCTTGAAGCGGACCTCCGAGTCGTTGCGGGAGACCGAGAAGGACCACGCGGAGAACGACAGGCAGATCGCGGAGATGTTCCAGAGCATCGCCAAGGAGTTGGGTGGATGACGGCACCTCAGGGGCCGGGCGATTTCCAGACCCTCAACCGTGGTGACGGCCATCAGAAGGATTGGTTCGCTCAAGCTGCGGGGCGTGGGTCGTCGTGGGTCGGCGCAGCCCAGGACGTCGCGGACGCGAAGCGCGAGGTCCAGGAGAGTGCTCAGCAGGTAGCACAAGGTGGCGACTTGGCGGACAACGTGCCGTCGCCGGACCTGGGCGTGGCGCTGTTCTCGGCACGCGCCGAGGTGCTGACTTCACTCGCCAGCCCGGGCCAATCACTGATGAGCAACGGCCTCGGCTTCTTGGTGTCGATCGTGCTCAGCCCACTGATCGAGCTGGCCGAGTGGGCGATCGGTGACCCGGAACAGATGCGTTCCACCGGCGAGGGCTGGGAGAACGTCGCGAGGTGGCTCGACAGCGTCGCGGAGCAAGAGCAAGGACGCGCCCAAGCGACGGCGCAAACGTGGATCGGCAAGGACGGCGACGCCTTCCGCACACAGATGTCGGAGTTCTCCGAAGGTGTCAAGGCGCTTGCGGCCGACATCCGCGATCTCAAGAGCACGCTGGACATGTGGGCCGAGATCATTGACATGTTCATCGAGTTCGTCATCCAGACGATCACGGAACTCGTCATCGGCCTGATCGTCCAGTGGTTGGCTGCGCTCGCCGCTTCCTGGATCACTGCTGGGGCTTCGGTGGCCACTGCCAGCGCGGGCACGGCCGTACAGGTCGGTGCTACCGGTGTCCGCATCGGCGCACGGATCACGCAGCTCCAAGGCAAGCTCTTCCAGCTCTTCCAGAAGGTGGAGCGGCTCCTCCAGAAGATGCGCGAGATGGGCAAGCTCAGGCAGGTCATCAAGACCACGGAGGACTTGCGCGAGGGCAAGCTGTTCGACGGGAAGTTCAAGATGGGCCAGGAGATGGCCGGTCGCATCATGGACAGGCAGAGCTCCGCGTTCAAGTTCTTGACTCATGCCGATGCGGAGGACCTGACGTCCAAGGGAGGCAAGTTCCTCAAGAGCGACATCAAAGAGACGGAAGCCTTCCAGAAAGCGGCCAAGAACCTCGACGACCGCATTGCGGAAGCACGGAGGCTGGACGACGGCAAAGCCCTCGATGCACTCACTGAACAAAGGGCGAACCTGGAAAAGGACATGAAAGGTGTCCAAGGGCTTGCCAGTGGAGTCACCGGTACCGTTCTGCAAGGAGCCCTGGGCGGGAAGACCACCCTTGGTCAAGCCGCGTTCGCTGCTGGGACCGATGTCGCCACGGATGCGGCCATCAAGCAGGGTGCGCATCAGATCTACGACACCGGCAAGGGCTGGTTCCAGGGGGATCTGTCGAGTGAACAGCGTGACGCGGCTCAGGAGCGTGGTTTCCAGTGATCGAGGTCTTGGCGGCACGCGCTTCGTGGTGCGCGCCCGAGGAGAAGATCCTCTGGTGTCATCCGCTGACGAGTAGAGGGGGTACGGGTAAGTACATCCAGTACGCCGTGCCTGGGTTGAATGAATTCGGTGAGCCGCGCAAGCTCTCTCGAGCTGCGTTGGAGGCAGCGACCGGTGCTGCTTCCCTCTTCTTCGAAGCTCTCCTCAGCCAGGGTGAGACGGGTGAGACGGCATCCGACTCGGAGGTGCCCTGGGCCGTGGTGGCTGGCAAGGCGCGGGACTGCCTTGCGGTGTCACATCTGGCGGACTGGCAGGCCAACGGGGGAAATTCCGCCGGTTTTCGTGATCGGAAGCTGTTCTGGGTGTTGACGACACACCGGTTGGGACTGCTCGACTTCACTCCGCGGGATTCAGGTGAGGGTTCCAATTCGTCCGGTCTGTTGGGCGGTTTGAAGAAGACCATCGGTTCGGTGTGGGACCGGGAGGAAGAGCAGCCTGCGAACCGGGAACTCGAGTTGCCCGTTCCTCTGGTGTGCGCCGAGGTCCCGCGGAACGCCATCGCATCGGTCGAGGTCGTGGAGCAGAAGGTGAAGGGGTGGAAGCGGAACTGGTTCAAGGTCGTGCTCTCTGATGGATCCGCGTTCTTCATCTCCCACCGGAAGCACAACGAGAAGAGGTTCTTCGACCGCATGCTTGCGATGACCTACGGGCAGGAGTGAGGGGCGCAGTGAAGTCGGAGAAGCAGGTACGGGCCGCGCTGCAAGCCGAGTGGGTGGGCGAGGGCGAGGAGCTGCGCACCCTGCTCGGCGACAAGGACGATCTGGGGCATCTCGGCGCCACCATCGGCGGGCGCTTCGCCGTGCCGCACCAGCCGTTGGGTCCAGTTCCCGAGCTCGACGTCGATCTCGGTCTGCTGGCTCCACCCAGCCGGCTCGTGCGTGAAGGGAAGTTCCACGGAGACGAGTGGGTGCATGACCCGGCGATGCGCGGATGGGTCTACGCTGCGAGCCCGGATCAATTGGCCGTGCGCTGCGCCGATCACCTCGCTGCTGCCGGGCCAGAGGCGTGGTACGTCGCGACCGATCGTCGTTCTGCGGTCGTTGTGGACAGTTCGGCTCTTCCCAAGGACAAGACCGAAAGCGAACCGGAGCCAGCGGCGCCTGAACGGAAACGTGGCGGAGTGGGGAGCCTCTTGGGGAAGGCTCGGTCCGCCTTCGACGCAGTAGCAGATCTGTCCGACGGACTCACGAAGGCGGGGAAGCGGGTGGCGGTGTTGTGGGAGTGCTCGCACGACCAGGTGCGCCACCGGGACTGGGTGAAGCGGGGGAGAAGCACCATGCCGCATTGGTTCCGGTACATGGAGTTCGTCGACGGCTCCGTGCTGGAGCTAAGGATGAACCTGCGGGACTACATCTAGTGGACGGAGCACTTCCTGGCAGGTGGCCAGTAGGGGAACTTCTTTCTGCAACGCCCAGCTCGTAGCGCGCAGTGTGGGCTCGAACCACTAGATGATCAGTTCTTCGTGCGGGCACCGCGACGGATGCGGCGATCGAGCAGGGCGCCAAGTACGCCTACGGTGAGGGCGAGGGCAACGAGGAACGGCGGGGTTACGTCGCCTCGACGGTCCAGGGCGTGACCCGGGTGCCGCACCTCGTTGCCACGCCCGGCGTGCAGCTGGCCGAGAAGCACCGGCGGAGCACGACTCCGCTGAAGGTGCTGCGGGACGGCGCCTTCATGGGCGACGAGTTCGTGCACGACCCGGGTCTCTGGGGGGTCGCGCAGGCCGCCACGCCGAACGACCTCGCGGTCCGGTTCGCCGACAACCTCAGCTCGGCCGGGAACGCGAGCTTCCTGGCGGTGACGAGCCACCGGGTCGGCGTGCTGGTGGAGACGGCTCACCTGGAGTCCGAGCAGCCGGAACCGGCACCGGGAGTGGCGCCGGAGAGCAGGGGCTTCTCGCTGTTCGGCGCGGCGAAGTCCGCGGTGCGGAGCGTGGCCTCGCGGGGCGGCGACGAGCCGGCCAACCCGGTCACGTCCGCGGTCGAAGCCCCGATGAGCGCGATCCGCGAGATCGCGCCGGCGGCCATGGGACGCAGCGGGAAACCGGTGCGCTTCCTGCGGTTCTGGTTCACCGACGGCTCGGCGCTCAGCGTCAAGCACCCGAAACCGGGCCAGCTGGCCGAGACCATCCGCCTGAACCTCCGGTGATCGATCGGCCAGGTAGGCGGCACGGGCGCAGGGAGTGCGTCCATGACGAGGCCGATCTTTCGAGCAAGACCGCGGGGACGGTCGCGGTGAGTGCGGAGTGATGCGGTGAGCAAGCGACTCAGCGGGGTGCTGGCAGCTCGGCAGGGGTGGTGCATGCAGGACGAGGTGATCCGGTTCGCGGTGCCGTGCAGGCGGCCCGGCATCCGCTTCGACGTCACCGGCTTGTCCTGGGACGGCAGCCCCGGGTCGAGGGGCATCGGGGGTGTCCTCACCGCGGTGGAGGACATGGCACCAAGGCTCGTGCGTCCTTGGCGATCGAGCGTCGGCCACGCCGGCGGCGAGCCCGTCCGCACACCGACCGCGTCGTCCCGGCGTAGCGTCCCGCACGCGTGTTCCCCGTGGTCCGCGGTGGGGGAAAACATCGTTGACCTGCTGTGACGGGTCTGTCAACCTGTTGCGTCCGTAGTCGCGGTCCCCCGGTCGTCTCGCGGCGGTGGCCGTTCGTTCGGCTAGGGTCGGTGCCGGGAGCGCGAGGACCGGAGGGGTCGATGGGTGAGGCACCTCTGCTGGGCGGACGGTACCGGTTGGGTGCCCGGATCGGCCGTGGCGGCATGGCCGACGTGCACCGGGCGATGGACACCCGGTTGCAGCGCGTCGTGGCGGCGAAGGTCTTCCGGTCCGGGGCCGACGCCGCCGGGCGGGAGCGGTTCGCCGAGGAGGCGCGGATCCTCGCCGGGCTCAGCCACCCCGGTCTGGTCACCGTGCACGACTTCAGCGCGGACGCCGACGAGCTCTACCTGATCATGGAGCTGGTCGAGGGGCACACCCTCGCCGACGAGGTCCAGGCCGGGCCGCTGCCGCCGCAGCGCGTCGCCGAGATCGGGTCCCGGTTGGCCGACGTGCTGGCCCACGTGCACGACAACGGGGTGGTGCACCGCGACGTCAAGCCCTCCAACGTGCTCATCTCCGACGAGGGCGGCGTCTACCTCGCCGACTTCGGCATCTCGCGGCTGGCGGCCGCGGCCGGGCGCATCACCGGCTCCGGTCAGCTCATCGGCACCGCCACCTACATGTCGCCGGAGCAGGTCAGCGGCGGCGAGGTCGGCTACCCGGCCGACGTGTACGCACTGGGCCTGGTGCTGCTGGAGAGCGTGACCGGGCGGGTCGAGTACCCGGGCAGCGGTGCGGAGAGCGCGGTGGCGCGGCTGGTCCGCGCCCCGGAGGTGCCGCTGGACCTGCCCATCGGCCTGCACCGGGCACTGCTGGTGATGACGGCTTCCGACCCGGCCAAGCGCCCGACCGCC
This region of Saccharopolyspora hordei genomic DNA includes:
- a CDS encoding WXG100 family type VII secretion target, with the protein product MTGPGDFQSLNRGDGDSKNWFEQAAGRGSSLVGAAQGLSDASSPPEWGAAAVSARAEVLQSLASPGQALMDNGLGFLVSIVMSPLIELAEFAIGDPEQMRSTGEGWENVAKWLDQVAEQETQRAQATAETWVGKDGDAFRTQMTEFGEGVKALAEDVRDLKAMLDMIADIFDMFVEFVIQIITELVIGLIVQWLAALAASWITAGASVATAGATTTVQVGSTGMRITMRVSKIQMELAKLMQRIEKVLQQVREVGKLRKVIDKMNDLRNGGRVSQFVARRLDSNPVFGTLTRAGDDFASTTGNRFMRDVTGTEALTGNLAQRFLSSTLGGQTRLSGAIFDAGTSTATDAAIEQGAKHAYGEGEDRTTGMTEDERRAAQEKGFS
- a CDS encoding YbaB/EbfC family nucleoid-associated protein, with product MRKFEEQAQKASELRSAMQGMQGSATSPDRSVTVTVAPSGAVLDLRLAPNAVRQSANELQQQIMATIREATANAAEQMNNVVAPILGDQFDQFQQAFNAEGMAIKPQTDEGQSAASEPAARPSARQEPTAGPAARQQPSQRNADFDDDDDFSAGSFLR
- a CDS encoding serine/threonine-protein kinase; translation: MGEAPLLGGRYRLGARIGRGGMADVHRAMDTRLQRVVAAKVFRSGADAAGRERFAEEARILAGLSHPGLVTVHDFSADADELYLIMELVEGHTLADEVQAGPLPPQRVAEIGSRLADVLAHVHDNGVVHRDVKPSNVLISDEGGVYLADFGISRLAAAAGRITGSGQLIGTATYMSPEQVSGGEVGYPADVYALGLVLLESVTGRVEYPGSGAESAVARLVRAPEVPLDLPIGLHRALLVMTASDPAKRPTAAECVDLLAGRSTDVIPRVQATPPHQATHPLPRPRRHLKSWLLTGAGIGALLVVLVALLVTPSAPEQPALPPVSGPAGVERLPEDIATLEELIRR
- a CDS encoding WXG100 family type VII secretion target is translated as MTAPQGPGDFQTLNRGDGHQKDWFAQAAGRGSSWVGAAQDVADAKREVQESAQQVAQGGDLADNVPSPDLGVALFSARAEVLTSLASPGQSLMSNGLGFLVSIVLSPLIELAEWAIGDPEQMRSTGEGWENVARWLDSVAEQEQGRAQATAQTWIGKDGDAFRTQMSEFSEGVKALAADIRDLKSTLDMWAEIIDMFIEFVIQTITELVIGLIVQWLAALAASWITAGASVATASAGTAVQVGATGVRIGARITQLQGKLFQLFQKVERLLQKMREMGKLRQVIKTTEDLREGKLFDGKFKMGQEMAGRIMDRQSSAFKFLTHADAEDLTSKGGKFLKSDIKETEAFQKAAKNLDDRIAEARRLDDGKALDALTEQRANLEKDMKGVQGLASGVTGTVLQGALGGKTTLGQAAFAAGTDVATDAAIKQGAHQIYDTGKGWFQGDLSSEQRDAAQERGFQ